From one Salvelinus sp. IW2-2015 linkage group LG11, ASM291031v2, whole genome shotgun sequence genomic stretch:
- the LOC139028412 gene encoding uncharacterized protein isoform X1 encodes MDANPSFSLACLYRSDPMYSLCASDLMTASQTVNNNFIKEQKQLMKTLKRLEQQQLTCMRQLNEEQRTFAFVMNKRLSQRGATRPQTLPSTSVSSSIVPLSIRGSRSAPAALATRNGANRVGSAKSANSRVKFEQSSSSLSPWSVKLQKKSMEMQDRDAREVSTVLKEFGASAGQRCCCECGHTRELLDRRLSCPAILQRHHS; translated from the exons ATGGATGCCAATCCATCCTTCTCGCTGGCATGTCTTTACAGAAGCGATCCAATGTATTCGCTCTGTGCCTCAGATTTAATGACCGCTTCTCAAACTGTGAACAATAATTTCATAAAGGAACAGAAGCAACTTATGAAG ACTCTGAAGaggctggagcagcagcagcttacCTGCATGCGTCAGCTGAACGAGGAGCAGAGGACCTTTGCCTTCGTCATGAACAAGAGGCTAAGCCAGAGGGGCGCTACGAGGCCTCAAACGCTCCCCTCCACCTCAGTCTCCTCTTCCATCGTCCCTCTGTCCATTAGAGGGTCCCGGTCTGCCCCGGCTGCTCTCGCCACCCGCAATGGGGCCAACAGAGTTGGCAGTGCCAAGAGCGCCAACAGCAGAGTCAAGTTTGAGCAGTCTTCTTCCAGCCTCTCGCCGTGGTCAGTGAAATTACAGAAGAAGAGTATGGAGATGCAAGACAGGGATGCAAGGGAGGTGAGCACT GTTTTGAAGGAGTTTGGGGCCTCGGCTGGTCAAAGGTGTTGTTGTGAATGTGGTCACACCAGGGAGCTGTTGGACAGGAGACTGAGTTGTCCAGCCATATTACAGAGGCATCACTCTTGA
- the LOC139028412 gene encoding uncharacterized protein isoform X2, which produces MDANPSFSLACLYRSDPMYSLCASDLMTASQTVNNNFIKEQKQLMKTLKRLEQQQLTCMRQLNEEQRTFAFVMNKRLSQRGATRPQTLPSTSVSSSIVPLSIRGSRSAPAALATRNGANRVGSAKSANSRVKFEQSSSSLSPWSVKLQKKSMEMQDRDAREVLKEFGASAGQRCCCECGHTRELLDRRLSCPAILQRHHS; this is translated from the exons ATGGATGCCAATCCATCCTTCTCGCTGGCATGTCTTTACAGAAGCGATCCAATGTATTCGCTCTGTGCCTCAGATTTAATGACCGCTTCTCAAACTGTGAACAATAATTTCATAAAGGAACAGAAGCAACTTATGAAG ACTCTGAAGaggctggagcagcagcagcttacCTGCATGCGTCAGCTGAACGAGGAGCAGAGGACCTTTGCCTTCGTCATGAACAAGAGGCTAAGCCAGAGGGGCGCTACGAGGCCTCAAACGCTCCCCTCCACCTCAGTCTCCTCTTCCATCGTCCCTCTGTCCATTAGAGGGTCCCGGTCTGCCCCGGCTGCTCTCGCCACCCGCAATGGGGCCAACAGAGTTGGCAGTGCCAAGAGCGCCAACAGCAGAGTCAAGTTTGAGCAGTCTTCTTCCAGCCTCTCGCCGTGGTCAGTGAAATTACAGAAGAAGAGTATGGAGATGCAAGACAGGGATGCAAGGGAG GTTTTGAAGGAGTTTGGGGCCTCGGCTGGTCAAAGGTGTTGTTGTGAATGTGGTCACACCAGGGAGCTGTTGGACAGGAGACTGAGTTGTCCAGCCATATTACAGAGGCATCACTCTTGA